In a genomic window of Chryseobacterium sp. G0162:
- the mce gene encoding methylmalonyl-CoA epimerase: protein MKLEHIGIAVKSLGVSDELFAKLLGKESYKQETVEREGVVTSFYGTGESKIELLEASNPESPISKFIEKKGEGIHHLAFGVENILDEVKRLKKEGFQFISEEPKEGADNKLVVFLHPKSTNGVLVELCQEKQ, encoded by the coding sequence ATGAAGCTAGAACATATCGGTATTGCCGTAAAGTCTTTAGGAGTTTCTGACGAGCTTTTTGCTAAACTATTAGGAAAAGAATCCTACAAACAAGAAACAGTGGAAAGAGAAGGAGTGGTGACTTCTTTCTACGGAACAGGAGAAAGTAAAATCGAACTTTTGGAAGCCAGTAATCCCGAAAGTCCAATCTCAAAATTTATCGAAAAAAAAGGTGAAGGCATCCATCATCTGGCATTTGGGGTTGAAAATATCCTGGACGAAGTAAAAAGATTAAAAAAAGAAGGATTTCAATTTATCTCTGAAGAACCCAAAGAAGGTGCTGATAACAAATTAGTTGTATTCCTTCATCCTAAATCAACAAATGGTGTGCTGGTAGAACTTTGCCAAGAAAAGCAATAA
- the rbfA gene encoding 30S ribosome-binding factor RbfA: MESNRQRKVAQIIQEDFAELFRKQAADSKQSILVSVSDVKVTADLGIAKIYLSIFPQEHRTAVMKEIEENKPQYRNFIGQKMAKQVRIIPQLNFYLDTALDDVEKLERELRGEGDNPVL, from the coding sequence ATGGAAAGTAACAGACAAAGAAAAGTAGCACAGATTATTCAGGAGGACTTCGCAGAACTTTTCCGCAAGCAGGCTGCTGACAGCAAACAAAGTATATTGGTATCCGTTTCAGATGTAAAAGTAACGGCGGATTTAGGTATTGCAAAAATTTATTTAAGTATTTTCCCTCAAGAACACCGTACAGCGGTAATGAAGGAAATTGAAGAAAACAAACCTCAATACAGAAACTTTATCGGCCAGAAAATGGCAAAACAGGTACGTATCATTCCACAGCTTAACTTTTACTTAGATACTGCTCTTGATGATGTTGAAAAGCTGGAAAGAGAATTAAGAGGCGAAGGCGACAATCCTGTTTTATAG